The Flavobacterium jumunjinense genome includes a region encoding these proteins:
- a CDS encoding PorP/SprF family type IX secretion system membrane protein codes for MKNLYLGVILCMLSTVVFSQENAYSSFDVSLNNSIKLNRFLINPAFSYAREVAPSINLANKRQWVKFEDAPVLYFLNYQGRLSNESRFGIGVYSQSTGLLKNNGGLLNYSLNVPMEDEKNLTFGVNVYFSSSNLDKNRAITETTEPLFNELSATSLISVKPGLNLRLNNFDIGIAANNIISYNLSSSEAVQENNSSSFSGHLMYTKEISSFYNILDGSNFSTMIQLENRKDGTAISGNLLIDQRDLGWLEAGYNTSKGVNAGIGAAISKKFFIGYSYNLAISNSLFFGSSHEFSLSYSFTDYDDSYNFRDRAQKIREKTAAKRANKETPKTDKASSEADKADKDQARKDRIEELRIQREAAKQAREDKINAAKEAADAKANAQKENNVEVEENNQAEKDRLAKEAAEKEQAEKDRLAIEAANSQAEKDRLAKEAAEKAQAEKDRLAREAAEKAQAEKDRLAREAAERAQAEKDRLAREAQAEKDRLAIEAANSQAEKDRLAKEAAEKAQAEKDRLAKEAAEKAQAEKDRLAREAAERAQAEKDRLAREAQAEKDRLAIEAANSQAEKDRLAKEAAERAQAEKDRLAKEAAERAQAEKDRLAREAAEKAQAEKDRLAKEAAEKAQAEKDRLAKEAAEKAQAEKDRLAKEAAEKAQAEKDRLAKDAAERAQAEKDRLAKEAAEKAQAEKDRLAKEAAEAQAEKDRLAREAALKAQAEKDRLAKEAAEAQAEKDRLAREAALKAQAEKDRLAKEAAEAQAEKDRLAREAALKAQAEKDRLAKEAAEAQAEKDRLAREAALKAQAEKDRLAKEAADAQAEKDRLAREAALKAKAERDRLAKEAADAQAEKDRLAREAAKPNQTIEEKVSSIETKFNVSNKVLDNYKREIAQKTKNSDNLIKRLDSIVKVRELDLQAYISENDPNFKAGPQKFVSTSQQNAQLNAIKNEITANKKVFDDLIIDFESANRRRLEELKKNGVSDEEAKQLNQYYDSVINDLKNKKQQYIQFEKIADERIKKVNADKEEERLKRIKRAEYSNEQERIEDDKKSIEAIKNSTSQSSNSTNTENGEQEEPVSNDISIIKKLNGVESGYYLVLGKFKNTSERDAFVRQVVAGGGTSVTLFYNIYDATYYVYIDKFEDLSAAMKGLQARGTKTYNKRMSVVKVE; via the coding sequence TTGAAAAATTTATACCTAGGGGTAATTTTATGTATGCTATCTACTGTAGTATTTTCACAGGAAAATGCATACTCCTCTTTTGATGTTTCATTAAACAATTCGATTAAATTAAATAGATTTCTAATCAACCCTGCTTTTAGCTATGCTAGAGAGGTTGCACCTTCTATAAATTTAGCTAATAAAAGACAATGGGTTAAGTTTGAAGACGCACCAGTATTGTACTTTTTAAATTATCAAGGTAGATTAAGTAATGAATCTAGATTTGGTATTGGTGTATATTCACAATCTACAGGTTTGTTAAAAAACAATGGAGGGTTGTTAAATTATTCATTGAATGTACCAATGGAGGATGAAAAAAACCTAACATTTGGTGTTAATGTATACTTTTCAAGTAGTAATTTAGATAAGAATAGAGCCATTACAGAAACTACAGAACCATTATTTAATGAATTAAGCGCAACTTCTTTAATAAGTGTGAAGCCAGGTTTAAATTTAAGGTTAAATAATTTTGATATTGGTATAGCTGCAAACAACATTATATCATACAATTTAAGTTCAAGTGAAGCTGTTCAAGAAAATAATTCAAGTTCATTTTCTGGTCACTTAATGTACACTAAAGAAATAAGTAGTTTCTATAATATACTCGATGGTAGTAATTTTTCTACAATGATTCAATTGGAAAATAGAAAAGATGGTACTGCAATCTCGGGTAATTTATTAATTGATCAAAGAGATTTAGGTTGGTTAGAAGCAGGTTATAATACTTCTAAAGGTGTTAATGCAGGAATTGGGGCTGCAATTTCTAAAAAGTTTTTTATTGGTTATTCATATAATTTAGCAATTAGTAATTCATTATTTTTTGGTTCCAGCCATGAATTTTCCCTTTCCTATAGCTTTACTGATTATGATGATTCTTATAATTTTAGAGATAGAGCTCAAAAAATAAGAGAAAAAACTGCAGCAAAAAGAGCAAATAAAGAAACTCCTAAAACGGATAAGGCTTCATCTGAGGCAGATAAAGCCGATAAAGATCAAGCTAGAAAAGATAGAATAGAAGAATTAAGAATACAAAGAGAAGCTGCGAAACAAGCGAGAGAAGATAAAATCAATGCGGCTAAAGAAGCTGCTGATGCTAAAGCAAATGCTCAGAAAGAGAATAATGTAGAGGTTGAAGAGAATAATCAAGCTGAGAAAGACAGATTAGCAAAAGAAGCTGCTGAAAAAGAACAAGCTGAAAAAGATAGATTAGCAATTGAAGCTGCTAATTCACAAGCTGAGAAAGACAGATTAGCAAAAGAAGCTGCTGAAAAAGCACAAGCTGAAAAAGACAGATTAGCAAGAGAAGCCGCTGAAAAAGCACAAGCTGAAAAAGATAGATTAGCAAGAGAAGCAGCAGAAAGAGCACAAGCTGAGAAAGATAGATTAGCAAGAGAAGCTCAGGCAGAGAAGGATAGATTAGCAATTGAAGCTGCTAATTCACAAGCTGAGAAAGACAGATTAGCAAAAGAAGCTGCTGAAAAAGCACAAGCTGAAAAAGACAGATTAGCAAAAGAAGCCGCTGAAAAAGCACAAGCTGAAAAAGATAGATTAGCAAGAGAAGCAGCAGAAAGAGCACAAGCTGAGAAAGATAGATTAGCAAGAGAAGCTCAGGCAGAGAAGGATAGATTAGCAATTGAAGCTGCTAATTCACAAGCTGAGAAAGACAGATTAGCAAAAGAAGCAGCAGAAAGAGCACAAGCTGAGAAAGATAGATTGGCAAAAGAAGCAGCAGAAAGAGCACAAGCTGAGAAAGATAGATTAGCAAGAGAAGCAGCAGAAAAAGCACAAGCAGAGAAAGATAGGTTGGCTAAAGAAGCAGCAGAAAAAGCACAAGCAGAGAAAGACAGATTAGCAAAAGAAGCAGCAGAAAAAGCACAAGCAGAGAAAGACAGATTAGCAAAAGAAGCAGCAGAAAAAGCACAAGCAGAGAAAGACAGATTAGCAAAAGATGCAGCAGAAAGAGCACAAGCTGAGAAAGATAGATTGGCTAAAGAAGCAGCAGAAAAAGCACAAGCTGAGAAAGATAGATTGGCTAAAGAAGCAGCTGAAGCACAAGCAGAGAAGGATAGATTGGCTAGAGAAGCTGCATTAAAAGCGCAAGCAGAGAAAGATAGATTGGCTAAAGAAGCAGCTGAAGCACAAGCAGAGAAAGATAGATTGGCTAGAGAAGCTGCATTAAAAGCGCAAGCAGAGAAAGATAGATTGGCTAAAGAAGCAGCTGAAGCACAAGCAGAGAAGGATAGATTGGCTAGAGAAGCTGCATTAAAAGCGCAAGCAGAGAAAGATAGATTGGCTAAAGAAGCAGCTGAAGCACAAGCAGAGAAAGATAGATTGGCTAGAGAAGCTGCATTAAAAGCGCAAGCAGAGAAAGATAGATTGGCTAAAGAAGCAGCAGATGCACAAGCTGAAAAGGATAGATTGGCTAGAGAGGCTGCTCTAAAAGCAAAAGCAGAGAGAGATAGATTAGCAAAAGAAGCTGCGGATGCACAAGCTGAGAAGGATAGATTAGCAAGAGAAGCTGCTAAACCAAACCAGACAATTGAAGAAAAAGTTTCAAGTATTGAAACAAAATTCAATGTTTCTAATAAAGTATTGGATAATTATAAAAGAGAAATTGCACAAAAAACTAAAAATTCAGATAACTTAATTAAACGATTAGATTCGATTGTTAAAGTAAGAGAGTTAGATTTGCAAGCATATATTTCAGAAAATGATCCTAATTTTAAAGCTGGACCTCAAAAGTTTGTTAGTACATCACAACAAAATGCACAACTTAATGCAATTAAAAATGAAATCACAGCAAATAAAAAAGTATTTGATGATTTAATAATTGATTTTGAGAGCGCAAACAGAAGAAGATTAGAAGAGTTAAAGAAAAATGGTGTTAGTGACGAAGAAGCGAAACAATTAAACCAATATTATGATTCTGTTATTAACGATCTTAAAAATAAAAAACAACAGTATATTCAATTTGAAAAAATTGCTGATGAAAGAATTAAAAAAGTAAATGCAGATAAAGAAGAAGAAAGATTAAAAAGAATTAAACGAGCAGAATATAGTAATGAACAAGAGAGAATAGAAGATGACAAGAAATCGATAGAGGCTATTAAAAATAGTACAAGTCAATCTTCAAATTCTACCAACACAGAAAATGGAGAACAAGAAGAACCAGTTTCGAATGATATTTCTATTATTAAGAAATTGAATGGAGTAGAATCGGGTTATTATTTAGTGTTAGGTAAATTCAAAAACACATCAGAAAGAGATGCTTTTGTTCGTCAAGTTGTTGCAGGAGGTGGAACAAGTGTTACACTATTCTATAATATTTATGACGCAACATACTATGTTTATATTGATAAATTTGAAGATTTATCTGCTGCAATGAAAGGATTACAAGCAAGAGGAACTAAAACATATAATAAAAGAATGTCAGTAGTAAAAGTTGAATAA
- a CDS encoding T9SS type B sorting domain-containing protein gives MLSRILKIGIVLSIVFLPKIKAENNDVLSPKSSFSVNITTLVPSFVNPFDPTNSYVCQANGVNETHKLKFNVSPLANLLPGNVFSLELSNDGFTVQANTVQIIPISTVLLSGNTFEMSFSFPNTIYGTNYSLRVRSSAPSAISTQSVVFAAYYMIHNQEIKLNNALGVDNVSFCTGSTFTLSIFDSGTSSSPLFYPDLTYIWKKEVGGTFVTITGANGPTYTVSTPGKYYVQTNYGQCTESSSLSKSRIVTVTEAGANSVVISTNPVTNTICEGNGVLLSLNVSNNPPNVISWYLDGELLTGQNTNTHNALLAGSYHASVDNGSCIAESQPYVLTPITFNASIDVISPYELAVGGSVVVTVTTDANTPTFQWFLNDNPISGQTTNTITITQTGEYKVKVTQTVGCIATKEIILVVTGPDVDEIPNLISPNNDGFNDKFKVPFELISSNNLNLEIYNSAGKQIYVTDNYQNNWPEDTNEIFQTKAFFYFKLSKENQLIKEGILTIIK, from the coding sequence ATGTTAAGTAGAATTTTAAAAATAGGGATTGTTTTATCAATAGTTTTTTTGCCTAAAATTAAGGCAGAAAACAACGATGTTCTATCTCCAAAGTCTTCTTTTAGTGTTAATATTACTACCCTCGTACCTAGTTTTGTAAATCCGTTTGATCCAACTAATTCATATGTTTGTCAAGCAAATGGCGTTAATGAAACTCATAAATTAAAATTTAATGTCTCTCCATTAGCAAATTTATTACCGGGAAATGTATTCAGTTTGGAATTATCGAATGATGGTTTTACAGTCCAAGCAAATACTGTTCAAATAATACCCATTTCAACAGTTTTACTCTCTGGGAATACATTTGAAATGAGTTTTTCTTTTCCTAATACTATTTATGGAACTAATTATTCATTAAGAGTTAGAAGTTCGGCTCCTTCGGCAATAAGTACTCAATCAGTTGTGTTTGCTGCGTATTACATGATACATAATCAGGAAATTAAATTAAACAATGCCCTTGGAGTAGATAATGTTTCGTTTTGTACAGGATCAACATTTACGTTATCAATTTTTGACTCAGGTACAAGTTCATCACCTCTATTTTACCCCGATTTAACGTATATATGGAAGAAAGAAGTAGGAGGTACTTTTGTTACCATTACAGGTGCTAATGGACCAACTTACACTGTTTCAACACCAGGTAAATATTATGTTCAAACTAATTATGGCCAATGTACCGAATCTTCCTCACTATCAAAATCTAGAATAGTTACGGTTACTGAAGCAGGTGCAAATTCGGTTGTAATTAGCACAAATCCAGTAACAAACACAATATGTGAAGGAAATGGTGTGTTATTGTCGTTAAACGTTTCAAACAATCCACCTAACGTTATATCTTGGTATTTAGATGGTGAGTTATTAACAGGACAAAATACTAATACGCATAATGCATTACTAGCGGGTTCCTATCATGCATCTGTAGATAATGGTTCATGTATAGCAGAGTCCCAACCCTATGTATTAACTCCAATTACATTCAACGCAAGTATTGATGTAATTTCTCCATATGAATTAGCAGTAGGTGGTTCAGTTGTAGTAACTGTTACTACTGATGCAAATACACCTACATTTCAATGGTTTTTAAATGACAATCCGATATCAGGACAAACAACAAACACAATAACAATCACACAAACTGGTGAGTATAAAGTTAAAGTCACACAAACAGTTGGTTGTATAGCTACAAAAGAAATTATTCTAGTAGTAACTGGCCCCGATGTAGATGAAATTCCCAATTTGATCAGCCCAAACAACGACGGTTTTAATGATAAATTCAAAGTCCCATTTGAATTAATAAGTTCAAATAATTTAAATTTAGAAATATATAATTCGGCTGGAAAGCAAATTTATGTAACAGACAATTATCAGAATAATTGGCCAGAAGACACAAATGAAATTTTTCAGACAAAAGCATTCTTTTATTTTAAATTATCAAAAGAGAATCAATTAATAAAAGAAGGAATATTAACTATCATCAAATAA
- a CDS encoding DNA polymerase III subunit: MLLKDILGQDHIKNHFIKSASLGRIPHAQLFVGPEGCGTLTLAIAYAQYILCSNVDGENNTGNAACNLKFENYSHPDLHFVYPVATNDQVKSHPVSSNFVTQWRTFLKENPYGSLFDWYKSIGVQNKQGQIGVDEASEINKALSLKAYEGGYKVMIIWMAERMNIASSNKLLKLLEEPPAKTIFILITESLDDILQTIISRCQIIDFMGLSEDTIAKGLITRENCDEKTALKIAHQSEGNYNKALHLLKNDDNEYPFETWFIQWVRSAFKAKGNAAAIQDLISWSETIAGLGREVQKQFLHYCIYFFRQALLSNYQVTNLVYFEPTEANFNLEKFAPFVDGSNINDIFKELESAIYHIERNGNSKIILTDLSIKLTRLIHKK, translated from the coding sequence ATGCTTTTAAAAGATATTTTAGGACAAGATCATATAAAAAATCACTTTATAAAAAGTGCTAGTTTGGGCAGAATACCTCATGCTCAATTATTTGTAGGACCAGAAGGTTGTGGAACGTTAACTTTGGCTATTGCATATGCTCAATATATTTTATGCTCAAATGTAGATGGCGAAAATAATACTGGTAATGCAGCTTGCAATCTAAAATTTGAAAACTATTCGCATCCAGATTTGCATTTTGTATATCCAGTTGCGACTAATGATCAAGTTAAATCGCACCCTGTTAGTTCAAATTTTGTAACACAATGGAGAACTTTTTTAAAAGAAAACCCTTATGGTAGTTTATTTGACTGGTATAAAAGTATTGGTGTTCAAAATAAACAAGGTCAAATAGGAGTAGACGAAGCAAGTGAAATTAATAAAGCACTATCTTTAAAAGCCTATGAAGGAGGTTATAAGGTAATGATTATTTGGATGGCAGAAAGAATGAATATTGCTTCTTCTAATAAATTACTAAAACTTTTAGAGGAACCACCTGCAAAAACGATTTTTATTTTAATTACTGAATCTTTAGACGATATCCTCCAAACGATAATTTCTAGATGTCAAATTATTGATTTTATGGGGCTTAGTGAAGACACTATCGCTAAAGGTTTGATAACTAGAGAAAATTGTGATGAAAAAACAGCTTTAAAAATCGCGCATCAAAGTGAAGGTAATTATAACAAAGCATTGCATCTTTTAAAAAATGATGATAATGAATATCCATTTGAAACTTGGTTTATTCAATGGGTGAGGAGTGCGTTTAAAGCAAAAGGAAATGCAGCTGCAATTCAGGATTTAATTAGTTGGAGCGAAACCATTGCAGGACTGGGTAGGGAAGTGCAAAAACAATTTTTACATTATTGTATTTATTTTTTTAGACAAGCCTTACTTTCTAATTATCAAGTAACTAATTTAGTTTACTTTGAACCTACTGAAGCAAATTTTAATTTAGAAAAATTTGCTCCTTTTGTAGATGGAAGCAATATTAATGATATATTTAAAGAATTAGAATCTGCTATTTATCATATTGAAAGAAATGGTAATAGCAAAATTATTCTTACTGATTTGTCTATAAAACTAACCCGTTTAATTCATAAAAAATAA
- a CDS encoding DoxX family protein, producing MTQATPILLLLLLSVTFLQSGYDKIKDWKGNVSWLKGHFSETILAKQVPLALFIILILEIFSGVLCISGIIELFTKKSSLVAYYGAVLSCLTLIFLLFGQRIAKDYDGARTIVIYFVPAIMAVYLLS from the coding sequence ATGACACAAGCAACGCCCATTCTATTACTTTTGTTACTTAGTGTAACTTTTTTACAATCTGGATATGATAAAATTAAAGATTGGAAAGGAAATGTTTCATGGCTAAAAGGTCATTTTTCTGAAACAATTTTAGCTAAGCAAGTCCCACTTGCGTTATTTATAATTTTGATTTTAGAAATTTTTTCTGGAGTTCTTTGTATTTCTGGAATTATTGAATTGTTTACTAAAAAATCAAGTCTCGTTGCCTATTATGGAGCCGTTTTATCTTGTCTAACTTTGATTTTTCTTTTGTTTGGACAACGAATTGCTAAGGATTATGATGGTGCAAGAACAATAGTAATCTATTTTGTTCCTGCAATTATGGCTGTATATTTACTTAGTTAA
- a CDS encoding helix-turn-helix domain-containing protein codes for MEFLSAEANYTLQFINQTNKSIFLTGKAGTGKTTLLKEIIKTTHKNTVVVAPTGIAALNAGGVTIHSMFQLPFGAFLPDNKNISSFAGNIKFESRATLARHFKMNGTKKSVIRNMELLIIDEVSMLRADILDAIDFMLRKIRKLERPFGGVQVLFIGDLLQLPPVVKNEEWQLLKNYYSGMFFFHSHVMQQYPPLYIELEKIYRQTDNLFINVLNNLRQNKITNEDISVLNKFVQPNFDLKNNKGYITLTTHNSKADLINEQSLKDLIGKSSFYSPEIVGDFPEKIYPLEEKLELKIGAQVMFVKNDLNFEKQYFNGKMGVISSLSSEEIRVHFPEENKTIEVDKYEWQNIRFKVNEDTKEIEEEVVGTFVHYPIKLAWAITVHKSQGLTFDKAALDVSQVFAPGQAYVALSRLRSLNGLILLSKIQMNGISSDVDVLSYAENKSTEEALAKSLVKETQNFVFQYLTNAFNFKDLIQEWRNHFYSYNFEAPKSVKIKHTSWAKNQYEQLAKIEIFSEKFLSQIHSLFSKDSIDNDFVNERCIAAYDYFFNILDQIAEELLLKLEEIKRIKKVKAFYEELYALEEIHINTILKLKKAKLLTSIITQGKKITKENLTSQDIATYKINKLVTVSERFRKEFSTLIEEEETYTYYEEKPKKIKTKAPKKSTIEETLELWNQNVSIEEIAVLRKLTPQTIFNHFSKLIQMEIVEISDILTQDRISVLKEVFNGYNDQSLSELKEKHGESISWDELRLYKASLK; via the coding sequence ATGGAATTTTTATCAGCCGAAGCAAACTACACTTTGCAATTTATTAATCAAACTAATAAATCAATTTTTCTTACTGGAAAAGCAGGAACAGGAAAAACTACTCTTCTAAAAGAGATTATTAAAACTACTCATAAAAACACAGTTGTTGTTGCGCCTACAGGTATTGCAGCACTTAATGCAGGCGGTGTTACAATTCACTCAATGTTTCAACTACCTTTTGGAGCCTTTCTTCCAGATAATAAGAATATTTCAAGTTTTGCAGGAAATATCAAATTTGAAAGTCGCGCTACTTTAGCTAGACATTTCAAGATGAATGGAACAAAAAAATCAGTAATACGAAATATGGAATTATTGATAATTGATGAAGTTTCAATGCTTAGAGCAGACATTCTTGATGCCATTGATTTTATGTTGCGTAAAATCAGAAAACTTGAGCGTCCTTTTGGAGGAGTTCAGGTTTTATTTATCGGTGACTTATTGCAACTTCCACCTGTTGTTAAGAATGAAGAATGGCAATTATTAAAGAACTATTACAGTGGTATGTTTTTTTTCCATTCGCATGTTATGCAACAATACCCACCACTCTATATTGAATTAGAAAAAATTTATCGCCAGACTGATAATTTATTTATTAATGTTTTAAATAATTTACGTCAAAATAAAATCACAAATGAAGATATTTCAGTTCTTAATAAGTTCGTACAACCAAATTTCGATTTAAAAAACAATAAAGGTTATATAACATTAACTACACATAATTCAAAAGCCGATTTAATTAATGAGCAATCTTTAAAAGATTTAATAGGAAAATCTAGTTTTTATTCTCCAGAGATTGTTGGCGATTTTCCAGAAAAAATTTACCCTTTAGAAGAAAAATTAGAATTAAAAATTGGTGCACAAGTAATGTTTGTCAAAAATGATTTAAATTTTGAAAAGCAATATTTTAATGGAAAAATGGGTGTTATTAGTTCACTATCTAGTGAAGAAATTCGTGTTCATTTTCCAGAAGAAAATAAAACCATAGAAGTTGATAAATACGAATGGCAAAATATTCGTTTTAAAGTAAATGAAGATACAAAAGAGATAGAAGAAGAAGTTGTTGGAACATTTGTCCACTACCCTATTAAATTAGCTTGGGCAATTACTGTTCATAAAAGTCAAGGATTAACTTTTGATAAAGCTGCTTTAGATGTATCGCAAGTTTTTGCGCCTGGACAAGCATATGTAGCACTTTCTCGTTTACGTTCCTTAAATGGCCTTATTTTATTGTCAAAAATACAAATGAATGGCATTTCTAGCGATGTTGATGTGCTTTCCTATGCAGAAAATAAATCTACAGAAGAAGCTTTAGCGAAATCGCTTGTTAAGGAAACACAAAATTTCGTCTTTCAATATCTTACTAATGCTTTTAATTTCAAAGATTTAATTCAAGAATGGAGAAATCATTTTTATAGTTATAATTTTGAAGCTCCTAAATCGGTTAAAATAAAGCATACAAGTTGGGCAAAAAATCAATATGAACAATTAGCTAAAATCGAGATTTTTTCAGAAAAGTTTTTATCACAAATTCATTCTCTTTTTTCTAAAGATTCTATTGATAATGATTTTGTGAATGAACGATGTATTGCTGCTTATGATTACTTTTTCAATATTTTAGATCAAATTGCTGAAGAATTACTTTTAAAGTTGGAAGAAATAAAAAGAATAAAAAAAGTAAAGGCTTTTTATGAAGAATTATATGCATTAGAAGAAATTCATATTAATACAATTCTTAAATTAAAAAAAGCAAAATTATTGACAAGTATAATAACTCAAGGAAAAAAGATAACTAAAGAAAATTTAACATCTCAAGATATTGCTACATACAAAATAAATAAATTAGTTACTGTTTCTGAAAGGTTTAGAAAAGAATTCTCTACTTTAATTGAAGAAGAAGAGACATATACATACTATGAAGAAAAGCCTAAAAAGATAAAAACCAAAGCACCAAAGAAATCTACTATTGAAGAAACTTTAGAGCTTTGGAATCAGAATGTATCAATTGAAGAAATTGCTGTATTGAGAAAACTTACACCGCAAACAATTTTCAATCATTTTTCAAAATTAATTCAAATGGAAATAGTTGAAATTTCTGACATATTAACACAAGATAGAATTTCAGTATTAAAAGAAGTTTTCAATGGATACAATGATCAAAGTCTAAGTGAATTAAAAGAAAAACACGGAGAATCAATCAGTTGGGATGAATTAAGATTGTATAAAGCATCATTAAAATAA
- a CDS encoding OmpH family outer membrane protein produces MKKALLILGVSLALFSCNKSEDKKENFKTAYIDTVELLKEYDKYKDEEDKFKVKSQELGRPLEAKLQAFQTEAAGFQRNAQVKGMAWAQQKGAELQQREQQLSMEQEAFLRQIQIESDSIRNSIVTGLKDYIKTYGKKEGYDYIYGTGDAQTILFAKDPYDITKEVLKKLNEEFAAKNGKTSKKEDETSADDKKADTKEDKK; encoded by the coding sequence ATGAAAAAAGCCTTATTGATTTTAGGAGTATCCTTAGCATTATTTTCTTGCAACAAGTCAGAAGATAAAAAAGAAAATTTTAAAACTGCTTACATTGATACTGTTGAACTTTTAAAAGAATATGACAAGTACAAAGATGAAGAAGATAAGTTCAAAGTTAAATCTCAAGAATTAGGTCGTCCATTAGAAGCAAAATTACAAGCCTTCCAAACTGAAGCAGCAGGTTTTCAAAGAAACGCTCAAGTTAAAGGAATGGCATGGGCACAACAAAAAGGTGCAGAATTACAACAAAGAGAGCAACAACTTTCTATGGAACAAGAAGCTTTCCTAAGACAAATTCAAATTGAAAGTGATAGTATCCGTAATTCTATTGTAACTGGATTAAAAGATTATATCAAAACTTACGGTAAAAAAGAAGGATATGATTATATTTATGGAACAGGTGATGCTCAAACAATTTTGTTTGCAAAAGATCCTTATGATATTACAAAAGAAGTTTTAAAGAAACTTAACGAAGAGTTTGCTGCCAAAAACGGTAAGACTTCTAAAAAAGAAGATGAAACTTCTGCAGATGATAAAAAAGCAGATACGAAAGAAGATAAAAAATAA
- a CDS encoding class I SAM-dependent methyltransferase gives MNFTKNNIYNTVKDFSVSGESFSLLLNEEYQILKTDPQPSLEKLPSYYESEDYISHTDGKRTLFEKMYHLVKKSAIQKKVNLLSKYNTKGSVLDIGAGTGDFLIAAKKSDWNTTGIEPSGKAKKIAIDKGVSFENSLADLKNESFDVITMWHVLEHVPNLEFQIAELKRLLKPNGTIIIAVPNFKSYDAKYYKSFWAAFDVPRHLWHFSKKGIDLLFQKQNMKLIKVKPMWFDSFYVSLLSEKNKNGKMNFIKGFFIGFISNCVGIIKKEYSSHIYIIKKH, from the coding sequence ATGAATTTTACAAAAAACAATATTTACAACACAGTTAAAGATTTTTCCGTTTCGGGAGAATCTTTTTCATTGTTATTAAATGAAGAATATCAAATTCTTAAAACAGATCCTCAACCATCTTTAGAAAAACTTCCCTCCTATTATGAAAGTGAAGATTATATTTCACATACAGATGGAAAAAGAACCTTGTTTGAAAAAATGTACCATTTAGTAAAAAAGAGCGCCATTCAGAAAAAGGTAAATCTTTTATCAAAATACAATACTAAAGGTTCCGTTTTAGATATTGGTGCTGGAACTGGTGATTTTCTAATCGCTGCAAAAAAATCAGATTGGAATACTACCGGAATTGAACCAAGTGGGAAAGCTAAAAAAATAGCAATTGATAAAGGTGTTAGTTTTGAAAATAGTTTAGCCGATTTAAAAAACGAATCTTTTGACGTAATTACTATGTGGCATGTTTTAGAACATGTACCCAATTTAGAATTTCAAATTGCAGAACTGAAACGTTTATTAAAACCCAATGGAACAATTATTATAGCTGTTCCGAATTTCAAATCTTACGATGCAAAATATTATAAATCGTTTTGGGCTGCTTTCGATGTTCCAAGACATTTATGGCATTTTTCTAAAAAAGGAATTGATTTACTTTTTCAAAAACAAAATATGAAATTGATAAAAGTGAAACCAATGTGGTTTGATAGTTTTTATGTTTCTCTTTTATCTGAAAAAAACAAAAATGGGAAAATGAATTTTATTAAAGGTTTTTTTATTGGTTTTATCTCAAATTGTGTTGGAATTATAAAAAAAGAGTATTCCTCGCATATTTACATCATAAAAAAGCACTAA